The window GAGTGCGCTGCGGATATCGTCTTCCATTTCGTAGATGACGCGGTAAACGCGGATATCCACCTGTTCCCGTTGGGCCAGTTCGCGGGCTTTGAGGTTGGGATGGACATGGAAGCCGAGAATAACGGCTCCGGTGGCGGAGGCCAGAATGACGTCGCTTTCGGAGATGGCCCCGACTCCGCGATGCACGATGCTGACGGCAACTTCGCTGGTCGAAATTCGCTGGAGCGTGTCGCAGATGGCTTCCACGGAGCCGTCGGCGTCACCCTTGACGATGAGTTGCAACTCACGGACGCCGCCTTCCTTGATGCGCTGCGAGATTTGATCGAGGCTCAGCATGCGAATTTGGCGGAAGGTCTGTTCGCGCTGCAAGAGCTGGCGGCGCATGGCGATTTCCTTGACTTCGCGCTCGGACTCGAACACGACGAAATTATCGCCGGCCTGGGGCGGTCCGGAGAAGCCGACGACCTGCACGGGTTCGCCGGGAGTGCAGCGGGGGATGGGCGCATTGAACTCGTTCAGGAGCGCCCGGACCTTGCCGTATTGCTGTCCGGCTACGAAGTTATCGCCGACGCTGAGGGTTCCGGCCGTGACAATGACGGTGGCGACCATACCGCGGCCTTTGTCGAGGCGGGTTTCGACGACGGTCCCGCGCGCGCGGCGCTCGTAATTGGCTTTGAGCTCGAGCAGGTCGGCGGCGAGCAGCACATTTTCGAGCAGTTCGTCAATCCCCTGTCCGAATTTCGCGGAGATCTCGGCGGATTGATACTTGCCGCCCCACTGTTCGACGAGCACGTTTTGTTCCGCCAGTTGCTTGCGGATGCGCTCGGCGTCGGCGGTCGGCTTGTCGATCTTGTTGATGGCCACAACGATCGGCACGCCGGCGGAATGCGCGTGATTGATGGCTTCGATGGTTTGCGGCCGGACCTGATCGTCGGCGGCGACGACGAGAATCACGATGTCGGTGACTTGCGCTCCGCGGGCGCGCATGGCGGTGAAGGCCTCGTGACCGGGCGTATCGAGGAAGGTGATCGCGCGGTCTTTGTAGCGGACTTTGTACGCGCCGACGTGCTGGGTGATGCCACCGTGCTCGCCGGAGACGACCGAGGTTTTGCGCAGAAAGTCGAGCAGCGAGGTTTTGCCGTGATCGACATGGCCCATGACGGTGACGACGGGCGGCCGGGGCGCGAGCTCCTCGTCGAGTTCGGGCTCCTCATCGACTTCGACCTCCGTTTCGTGATCGCTGACGAACTCGACGCGGAAGCCGAATTCATCGGCGATCAACTCAATCAAGTCCTTGTCCAGCCGCTGATTGATGGAGACGAGCTTGCCCATACCGAGGAACTTGGCAATCACTTCATTGACTTCGACGTCCATGAGGTTGGCGAGTTCCTGATTGGTGACGAACTCGGTCAGGCGCAGGACACTGGTATCCTCGACTTCGATCTCGGCTCCGCGCTCGCGGCGGCGGTGTTTTTTCTTGGAGGCATCCATCGACGCCAGCGTCTGCTTAATCGTCGCGGAGACTTCGTGTTGATCGACGCGTTTGCGGCGCTGGCGACGGCGCGCGGCGGCATCGCGTTCCATTTCGATGGCCGCTTTGCGATACTTGTCAGCCTTTTGCTGGGCCAATAAGCGCTTCTGTTTTTCGAGCGCCTCAATATCTTCCTTGGTGGGCCGCTTGCGCGTCACTTCTTTCGGTTTGGCGGCGGCGGCGGCGCCGGTAGCGGGAGCCGCGGTCCCCGGTGGTCGCGGGCCTCGCTCAGCGGAGGGCGGTCGCGGAGTCGCGGGGCGCGGTCGTTGCGCTTGATCCTGCGCGGGCGGGCGCGCAGCACCGTCGGCGGCGCGGGGCCGGCCATCGGGACGCGGAGCGCCGGGAGCGGCGTGCGGTCTGCGATCACCGCGGTCATCGCTGCGTCGCGTCTTCTGCTGTTCGGCTCTGGCCTGTTGCGCGGCACGCGCTTTGAGAATGGCTTCCCTGCGCTTGGCGGTTTCGAGGTCTTCCTGCTCCTTGCGGGCCTTGACGTCCGCCGCTTTGGCGGCCTGATCCGCTTCCTCCGCGAGTCGCTCGATCTCAGCCGGGTGAATCACCTCGACAATTTCGGCGGGGGGCGGGGGTGGCGGGGGTGGCGGCGGTGGAGCTTGCTCGACCGTGGGGGCGGGCTCGGGCCGGCTGAGCACTTCGGCCGCCTCCGTCGCCTGGCTGGCGAGTTCATCGAGCAATTTTAACGACTGCTCGGTGCGCGCCCGTTCCGCGTCCGCGCGCCGCGCGCCTTCGACGGCCCGCGTTTCCTCTTCGAGCTGACGGTTCCAACGCGCGGGATCGAACTTCTTGACGACCTCGGCATACATGTCTTCGGACACGGGAGACATGTGTTTCTTGGCCACGTCGAAGCCTTTATCCTCGAGGAACTCGATGATCGCGTGGTGAGCGACGTTCAGCTCTTTGGCGATTTGGTAGATTTTTTTCGCTTTTTCGGCGGACACGAATTCGGGCCTTGTGGAGCAGGAATTACGGACGAATTAAGCCGCGGACGATGACGGGTCGGTGGCGGGGGCGGTCTGGGGGACGGCCTCGGCGTCGGCCTCGGTTTCGGCGGCGGGTTCGCCGGTTTCAATGAAGTAGGCGGCCAGGACTTCGAGGACGTGATCGGCGGATTCTTCATCGAGGCCGTCGATCAGGAGCAGTCGTTCCTTGCCGGCATCGAGCACGGTCTCCGCGGATTCGAAGCCGGCTTCGATAAGTTTGTGCTTGACCAGATCGTCGAGTTCCGCCACGTCGGCGACGAGCAGTTCTTCGGGCGCGAGGTATTCGGATTCCTTGATCGGCTGGATATTGTAGCCGGTCAATTGCGAAGCGAGTCGCACGTTCTGGCCGCGGCGGCCGATGGCGAACTGAATCTGATCGTCGGGCACGATGGCGGTGGCACTGCGGGATTCTTCGTCAACGGTGACCAGCAGCGGCGTCACGGGGGCCATGGCGCGTTTGATGTACAGTTCGGCGTCCTGACTCCAATGCACGATATCGATTTTTTCGTTGTTGAGTTCGCGCACGACGGCCTGAATGCGGATGCCTTTCATGCCGACGCACGCGCCGACGGGATCGATGCGTTTGTCGTGACTCATGACGGCGATTTTTGTGCGATCGCCGGGTTCGCGGGAGATGCTCTTAATCTCGATGATATTATCGAAGATCTCCGGGACTTCCAACTCGAACAGGCGGCGCACGAACATAGCGTCGGCGCGGGACAGCACGATCTCGGGGTCCTTGGTCGTGCGGTTGACTTCCTTGATTACGGCCCGGATGGCCTTGCCGCGAACGTATTTTTCGTTGTAGATCTGTTCGGGCTTGGGGACGATGGCGTCATGGCGATCCAGATTCACGCGGATTTCGCGGCGGTTGATCTGATGGATTTCGCCGGTGACGACTTCACCGATGCGGGCGGAGAATTCCTGGTAGATATTCTCCTTTTCGATTTCCTTGATCTTCTGGGTCAGATTCTGGCGCGCGGACGTGACGAGTCGCCGGCCGAAATCATCGACATTGACCAGTTCGGCGTAGGTTTCGCCGATATCGAGGTCGTCGTCGATTTTCAGAGCCCGGGAGAGCGGGATCTGGGTGACGGGATCGGTGACGTCGTCATCATCGACCACGACTTTTTCGCAGAAGATTTCGATATCGCCTTTTTCGAGGTTAAAGATGACCTCGAAGTTATCCGCATGGCCGTATTTCTTTTTGATCATCGTGAGGAAGACGCCCTCGATGATTTCCTGAAACACGTCGCGGTCGATGTTCTTGTCGCGGAGGATTTGACCAACCGCTTCAACGATGGGGGCATTCATCGCTGCGTCTCCTTCGCTTCGGCCTTCGGCTGTTTCGCAGGTTTGCCGGCCGCCGGGGTCTTGAACTCGGGCAGGACGACGGCGGACTGACATTCGGCGAAGGCAGGATGCCACTCCTGTTTGTCGCCGGTCAAGGTGAAGCCGTCGTCGGTGATCTGGGATAGTCTGCCGCTGATTTCGCGGGGGCCTTTTTCGCCGGGGACGCGGATTTTCAGGAGCCGACCGAGGTTCTTTTCAAATTGCCAGCGTTCGCGCAGCGGGAAGTCCAGGCCGGGCGAGCTGACTTCGAGTTTGTAATTTTCGGAGATGATTCGTTTTTCCGCGACGAGAAATTGAATTTGACGCGCGAGATTCACACAATCATCAATCGTGAGTCCACCGACTTTGCGATCGGCGATCACGCGGATCTGGGTCGTTCCGCCGGATACCCGAGCGGAGAATTCGAGCGTGGTGACGCCTTCCGTATCCAGCAAATCGCGGATTTCTGATTCCAGTCTGGTCATGCGAGGTGCGGAGCGTCACGCCTTGGCGATCGCGACGGTGGGCGGTCGGGTTCAGATTTCGTTCAAAGAAAAAGTGGGCTCAGGCCCACTTCAATTGCTGTACCAATATACGGATAATATCGAAGAATCGCAAATTCGGTCCGATGGGACTCATTGCAGGTTGTCCAGTTCCTTCTTGGCCTGCTGCGCC is drawn from candidate division KSB1 bacterium and contains these coding sequences:
- the nusA gene encoding transcription termination factor NusA yields the protein MNAPIVEAVGQILRDKNIDRDVFQEIIEGVFLTMIKKKYGHADNFEVIFNLEKGDIEIFCEKVVVDDDDVTDPVTQIPLSRALKIDDDLDIGETYAELVNVDDFGRRLVTSARQNLTQKIKEIEKENIYQEFSARIGEVVTGEIHQINRREIRVNLDRHDAIVPKPEQIYNEKYVRGKAIRAVIKEVNRTTKDPEIVLSRADAMFVRRLFELEVPEIFDNIIEIKSISREPGDRTKIAVMSHDKRIDPVGACVGMKGIRIQAVVRELNNEKIDIVHWSQDAELYIKRAMAPVTPLLVTVDEESRSATAIVPDDQIQFAIGRRGQNVRLASQLTGYNIQPIKESEYLAPEELLVADVAELDDLVKHKLIEAGFESAETVLDAGKERLLLIDGLDEESADHVLEVLAAYFIETGEPAAETEADAEAVPQTAPATDPSSSAA
- the infB gene encoding translation initiation factor IF-2; protein product: MSAEKAKKIYQIAKELNVAHHAIIEFLEDKGFDVAKKHMSPVSEDMYAEVVKKFDPARWNRQLEEETRAVEGARRADAERARTEQSLKLLDELASQATEAAEVLSRPEPAPTVEQAPPPPPPPPPPPAEIVEVIHPAEIERLAEEADQAAKAADVKARKEQEDLETAKRREAILKARAAQQARAEQQKTRRSDDRGDRRPHAAPGAPRPDGRPRAADGAARPPAQDQAQRPRPATPRPPSAERGPRPPGTAAPATGAAAAAKPKEVTRKRPTKEDIEALEKQKRLLAQQKADKYRKAAIEMERDAAARRRQRRKRVDQHEVSATIKQTLASMDASKKKHRRRERGAEIEVEDTSVLRLTEFVTNQELANLMDVEVNEVIAKFLGMGKLVSINQRLDKDLIELIADEFGFRVEFVSDHETEVEVDEEPELDEELAPRPPVVTVMGHVDHGKTSLLDFLRKTSVVSGEHGGITQHVGAYKVRYKDRAITFLDTPGHEAFTAMRARGAQVTDIVILVVAADDQVRPQTIEAINHAHSAGVPIVVAINKIDKPTADAERIRKQLAEQNVLVEQWGGKYQSAEISAKFGQGIDELLENVLLAADLLELKANYERRARGTVVETRLDKGRGMVATVIVTAGTLSVGDNFVAGQQYGKVRALLNEFNAPIPRCTPGEPVQVVGFSGPPQAGDNFVVFESEREVKEIAMRRQLLQREQTFRQIRMLSLDQISQRIKEGGVRELQLIVKGDADGSVEAICDTLQRISTSEVAVSIVHRGVGAISESDVILASATGAVILGFHVHPNLKARELAQREQVDIRVYRVIYEMEDDIRSALEGMLAPDTREDVVGLVEIRQTFVVPKVGTIAGSYVVSGKIVRASQVRLIRDGREIWRGKLASLRRFKDDVKEVRAGQECGIGLETNLEVKVGDSLEVFEIVEIKRKLEHTSA